Proteins found in one Nostoc sp. NIES-3756 genomic segment:
- a CDS encoding GldG family protein: MKTIQQNKLWQYLFWLGPFLVVAGLTSGLVSETWGTLTLGLLIAGIVIIGLWLVWQSQRSQWWNRRSTQAGTNALVATVAVLVILGLINFLGTRYQVRADLTEGQLFTLSPQSQQLVQNLKQPVKVWVFDVTQNPQDQQLLENYRRKGGNFQFEFVNPQNRPGLAERFGVKNYGEVHLESGNKRRLVQTLNVNERLSEIRLTNTLQQITSDRTAKVYFLQGHGEHPITEGEGAISQAVQALSDKNYNSSPLNLVENPKVPDDADVVIVAGPKRGLFDTEVKALQEYLNRGGNALLMIDPSTNPNLNSLLQEWGVRLDDRLAVDVSGTDSQRGPVTLIVTDYGQHPITKEFGQGISFYQLARPLEITPVAGVESTPLLKTKPYPDSWAESDLKDENLQFNPEKDLKGPLTLGVALTRKLPAPSNPTPQASPTPSPTAQSQASPTASPTPSPLARGETRPATPTTPASPTPTTLPTTPASPSATLTPPTEPKPTKTATESRLVVIGNSDFVTNNIFQQQLNGDVFLNSVTWLSQQDQQPLSIRPKESKNRRMNLSTSQANLLTLSSLFVLPLLGLVAAAAIWWKRR; encoded by the coding sequence ATGAAAACCATTCAACAAAACAAACTTTGGCAATATTTATTTTGGTTAGGCCCTTTTTTGGTTGTCGCGGGTTTAACTTCGGGGTTAGTGTCTGAAACTTGGGGAACACTAACTCTAGGATTACTAATTGCGGGAATTGTCATTATTGGGTTGTGGTTGGTATGGCAAAGCCAGCGTAGTCAATGGTGGAATCGACGTTCTACCCAAGCTGGTACTAACGCCCTGGTGGCAACTGTGGCAGTTTTGGTGATTTTGGGACTGATAAACTTTTTAGGAACTCGTTACCAAGTACGCGCAGACTTAACAGAAGGTCAGTTGTTTACCCTTTCACCACAATCGCAACAATTGGTGCAGAATCTCAAACAACCTGTGAAAGTTTGGGTGTTTGACGTTACACAAAATCCCCAAGACCAACAACTATTAGAAAACTATCGCCGCAAAGGTGGTAACTTTCAGTTTGAGTTCGTTAATCCGCAGAATAGACCAGGATTAGCAGAAAGATTTGGTGTGAAAAATTATGGCGAAGTACATCTAGAATCTGGTAACAAACGGCGATTAGTGCAAACCCTCAATGTTAATGAACGTTTATCAGAAATTAGGTTAACCAATACCCTACAACAAATCACAAGCGATCGCACTGCCAAAGTATACTTCCTTCAAGGTCATGGCGAACACCCCATAACTGAAGGTGAGGGTGCAATTTCTCAAGCAGTCCAAGCATTAAGCGATAAAAATTATAATTCTTCACCTTTAAACTTAGTAGAAAATCCCAAAGTGCCTGATGATGCAGATGTTGTCATTGTCGCTGGCCCCAAACGCGGATTATTTGATACTGAAGTCAAAGCATTACAAGAATATCTCAATCGTGGGGGTAACGCCCTACTCATGATTGACCCCAGCACCAACCCCAACCTCAACAGCTTACTGCAAGAATGGGGTGTGCGCTTAGATGACCGTTTAGCAGTTGATGTTTCTGGAACCGACTCACAACGCGGCCCGGTTACACTTATAGTTACAGATTACGGACAACATCCCATTACAAAAGAGTTTGGTCAAGGTATTTCTTTTTATCAATTAGCCAGACCACTAGAAATTACCCCGGTAGCTGGCGTAGAGTCTACCCCCCTACTAAAAACCAAACCCTACCCCGATAGTTGGGCAGAAAGTGACCTAAAAGACGAGAATTTGCAGTTTAACCCAGAAAAAGACCTGAAAGGGCCTTTAACATTGGGTGTGGCTTTAACCCGAAAACTACCAGCCCCATCTAACCCAACTCCGCAAGCTTCACCCACCCCATCACCAACAGCACAAAGTCAAGCTAGTCCCACTGCTTCACCTACACCATCGCCGTTAGCCAGAGGTGAAACTAGACCAGCTACACCAACAACACCAGCTAGTCCCACACCCACAACATTACCAACAACACCAGCTAGTCCCAGTGCTACACTAACTCCCCCAACTGAACCCAAACCCACAAAAACAGCTACCGAATCACGGCTAGTAGTAATAGGAAACTCAGATTTCGTCACCAACAATATATTTCAACAACAATTAAACGGGGATGTGTTTCTTAACTCAGTCACTTGGCTGAGTCAGCAAGATCAGCAACCTCTTTCAATTCGTCCTAAAGAATCAAAGAATAGACGAATGAACCTATCTACGTCACAAGCTAATCTTCTAACATTATCCTCTCTCTTTGTTTTACCCCTTCTGGGTTTAGTCGCCGCAGCCGCTATTTGGTGGAAGCGGAGGTAA
- a CDS encoding beta-lactamase hydrolase domain-containing protein, producing MDTVRKINHELAIAGQITSDQIQQITEDGYKSVLNLRSPEEKGLLDNEKSKLEYLGLRYINLPIKFEEINHQTTLQVLQAIKELPKPILIHCDNSIRSSVIALLYIATKQGITFEKALELSNNLGLLS from the coding sequence ATGGATACTGTCAGAAAAATTAATCATGAGTTAGCGATCGCAGGACAAATTACCTCAGACCAGATCCAACAAATCACTGAAGATGGTTATAAATCAGTGCTGAACCTGCGATCGCCTGAAGAAAAAGGACTGTTAGATAATGAAAAATCTAAGCTAGAGTATTTAGGCTTACGCTATATTAATTTGCCTATAAAATTTGAAGAAATTAATCATCAAACCACACTACAAGTTTTACAAGCAATTAAGGAACTGCCTAAACCTATTCTCATACATTGCGATAACTCGATACGTTCATCAGTTATCGCACTTTTATATATCGCTACTAAACAAGGTATTACTTTTGAAAAAGCTTTAGAATTAAGTAACAACTTAGGGTTGCTATCATAA
- a CDS encoding DUF4340 domain-containing protein, whose amino-acid sequence MTKKTLILVLLALGLGGFVYFHEIRGATQREEARENQQQIFSFTENDVQAITVKTPKLTVSLERNAQADNPKWLLKSPVSEPANDAIVSYLMDLLVAGKSEASPKMARTFTTPANQVAEFGLDKPQATININLKNQKTHQLILGKPDFNNQFVYAQADPSTQPNGNVNVLLVSTNFQNAVNRELSEWKQPVPLDKVEPQSTPNLP is encoded by the coding sequence ATGACTAAAAAAACTTTAATTTTGGTACTGTTAGCCCTGGGGTTGGGTGGGTTTGTTTATTTCCATGAGATTCGAGGTGCAACGCAAAGAGAAGAGGCTAGGGAAAATCAGCAACAAATCTTCTCTTTTACAGAAAATGATGTGCAGGCTATAACTGTCAAAACTCCAAAGTTGACGGTGAGTTTGGAACGAAACGCCCAAGCTGATAACCCTAAGTGGTTACTTAAATCTCCTGTGTCAGAACCTGCAAACGACGCTATAGTTAGTTATTTAATGGATTTGTTGGTGGCGGGGAAAAGCGAAGCCTCACCGAAAATGGCGCGAACTTTCACAACTCCAGCTAACCAAGTAGCTGAATTTGGTTTAGACAAACCCCAAGCAACTATTAACATTAACCTAAAAAATCAAAAAACCCATCAGTTGATATTGGGCAAGCCTGATTTTAATAATCAGTTTGTTTATGCTCAAGCTGACCCTAGTACTCAACCAAACGGTAATGTAAATGTACTGTTGGTATCTACAAATTTTCAAAACGCTGTGAATCGAGAATTATCAGAGTGGAAACAACCTGTACCTTTAGATAAGGTTGAACCTCAATCTACACCTAATTTACCTTAG
- a CDS encoding DUF1003 domain-containing protein produces MNTKEKTSSNEELTQGQKLADKLANQVGSWKFLICQSTILAGWVGMNLAPGVPHWDESPFIMLNLVFSFASAYTAPIVLMSQNRQSETDRRNSEIDHQVNLKAGQNIELLHQKLDELHSQKLNELTQIIKEQQQVINELKVALVPASKGSKEVRVALLPGLQMQTNNKFAKESAHNHNFTVEKPIEDSAKVVEKLTRQ; encoded by the coding sequence ATGAATACCAAAGAAAAAACTTCATCAAATGAGGAATTAACACAGGGACAGAAACTAGCCGATAAATTAGCGAACCAAGTAGGCTCTTGGAAATTCCTAATTTGTCAAAGCACTATCCTAGCTGGATGGGTGGGAATGAACTTAGCGCCAGGAGTTCCCCATTGGGATGAGTCACCCTTCATCATGCTCAACCTAGTGTTTTCCTTTGCTTCAGCCTATACAGCGCCCATTGTATTGATGAGCCAAAATCGTCAGTCTGAAACCGACCGCAGAAATTCCGAAATTGATCACCAAGTGAATCTGAAAGCTGGTCAAAATATTGAACTGCTACATCAAAAATTGGATGAATTGCACTCTCAAAAGCTCAACGAATTAACTCAAATTATTAAAGAGCAACAACAAGTTATTAATGAGTTGAAAGTAGCTTTAGTACCAGCATCTAAAGGCAGTAAGGAAGTAAGAGTTGCTTTATTACCGGGCTTACAAATGCAAACAAATAATAAATTTGCCAAAGAATCTGCCCATAATCACAACTTTACCGTAGAAAAACCCATTGAAGACAGTGCGAAAGTTGTAGAAAAGCTGACTCGTCAATAA
- the nifJ gene encoding pyruvate:ferredoxin (flavodoxin) oxidoreductase, with amino-acid sequence MKNRTFATIDGNEAVAQVVYQINEVIAIYPITPSSPMAEWADAWASEGKSNIWGTVPTVVQMQSEGGVAGAVHGALQTGSLTTTFTASQGLLLMIPNMYKIAGELTPTVFHIAARSLAAQALSIFGDHSDVMATRGTGFAMLCAASVQEAHDFALISTRTTLESRIPFLHFFDGFRTSHEVNTIELLTTEDLQKFIPNELVIAHRSRALTPDKPVIRGTTQNPDVYFQARETVNPYYFACPDINQKIMDEFAQITGRQYQLFEYYGDPIAERVIVLMGSGCETVHETVDYLNSLGGKVGVVKVRLYRPFDNKRFITALPKTARSIAVLDRTKEPGASGEPLYMDVVTAICEGVGEDRETLVSSSSPPKIIGGRYGLSSKEFTPGMVKAIFDNLAATTPKNHFTIGINDDVTYTSLDYDPNFNIEPDNIVRAIFYGLGADGTVGANKNSIKIIGEETDNYAQGYFVYDSKKSGSVTVSHLRFGTQPIRSTYLINKANFVACHQWEFLEKFPILKDIESRGTLLLNCLYEQDEVWEHLPSTVQAQIQEKQLKVYVINAYKVARDAGMAGRINTVMQVCFFAVSNVLPKEEAITEIKNSIRKTYGKKGEQIVQMNIKAVDTTLDNLYELGDRRQEFVISPPSPPTSPPPPSPLSPPSPLPDFLSKIIARAGDELPVSALPDDGTYPTGTAKWEKRNIAQEIPVWDTDVCIQCGKCVMVCPHSVIRSKVYEPQELENAPATFKSANAKDHDWQGLKFTIQVAAEDCTGCGICVDVCPAKNKSEPRNKAINMQPQLPLREAERENWDFFLSIPNPDRRELRLTHINQQQMQEPLFEFSGACAGCGETPYIKLATQLFGDRMIVANATGCSSIYGGNLPTTPWTKNSEGRGPAWSNSLFEDNAEFGLGFRISLDKQAQFAAELLQHLAADVGRELVDDILNNQQKDEAQIWEQRDYISLLKQKLQAISNPEAELLLSLADSLVKKSVWIIGGDGWAYDIGYGGLDHVLASGRNVNVLVLDTEVYSNTGGQMSKATPKAAVAKFAAGGKPTAKKDLGLIAMTYGNIYVACVAMGARDEHTLKAFLEAEAYQGPSLIIAYSHCIAHGINMSTAMQNQKAAVESGRWILYRYNPDLVKQGKNPLQLDSRTPKLPLEESMYLENRFKMLTKTNSEVAKQLLKEAQTDVNLRWHMYQYLAARE; translated from the coding sequence ATGAAAAACAGAACCTTTGCAACTATAGATGGTAATGAGGCTGTTGCCCAAGTTGTCTATCAAATTAATGAAGTTATTGCCATTTATCCGATAACTCCCTCCTCACCGATGGCAGAATGGGCTGATGCTTGGGCTAGTGAAGGTAAATCCAATATTTGGGGTACTGTACCGACAGTGGTACAAATGCAAAGTGAAGGTGGCGTTGCTGGTGCAGTACACGGGGCTTTACAAACTGGCTCATTAACAACTACATTTACTGCATCTCAGGGATTATTACTCATGATCCCCAATATGTACAAAATTGCCGGGGAACTTACACCTACAGTATTTCATATTGCGGCGCGATCGCTTGCCGCCCAAGCCCTATCTATTTTCGGCGACCACAGTGATGTGATGGCTACCCGTGGTACTGGCTTTGCTATGTTGTGTGCAGCTTCAGTTCAAGAAGCCCATGATTTTGCCCTCATTTCTACAAGAACTACATTAGAATCACGGATACCTTTCCTACATTTCTTTGATGGTTTTCGTACTTCCCACGAAGTGAATACAATCGAATTATTAACAACAGAAGATTTACAAAAATTTATTCCCAATGAATTAGTAATTGCCCATCGTTCCCGTGCTTTAACACCTGATAAACCAGTGATACGCGGTACAACACAAAACCCCGATGTTTACTTCCAAGCCAGGGAAACTGTTAACCCATATTACTTTGCTTGTCCAGATATTAACCAAAAAATTATGGATGAGTTTGCCCAAATTACAGGGCGACAATATCAACTATTTGAATATTATGGCGACCCGATAGCAGAAAGAGTTATTGTCCTCATGGGTTCCGGTTGTGAAACAGTCCATGAAACTGTAGATTATCTCAACAGCTTAGGGGGAAAAGTTGGTGTAGTCAAAGTGCGGTTATATCGACCATTTGATAACAAAAGATTTATCACAGCTTTACCTAAAACAGCTCGTAGCATTGCCGTATTAGACCGGACAAAAGAACCAGGTGCATCGGGTGAACCTTTATATATGGATGTGGTGACGGCTATATGTGAGGGAGTAGGGGAAGATAGAGAAACACTAGTATCTTCCTCATCTCCCCCAAAAATAATTGGTGGTCGCTATGGTTTGTCTTCTAAAGAGTTTACGCCGGGGATGGTGAAGGCTATATTTGATAATTTGGCAGCTACTACACCTAAAAATCATTTCACCATTGGCATTAATGATGATGTTACCTATACCAGTTTAGATTATGACCCGAATTTCAACATTGAACCAGACAATATAGTTAGAGCTATATTTTATGGTTTAGGTGCTGATGGAACTGTAGGGGCAAATAAAAACTCTATCAAGATCATTGGCGAGGAAACAGATAATTATGCTCAAGGTTACTTTGTTTATGACTCAAAAAAATCGGGTTCGGTAACTGTTTCTCACTTACGTTTTGGTACTCAACCTATTCGTTCTACTTATTTAATTAACAAAGCTAACTTTGTCGCCTGTCATCAATGGGAATTTCTAGAAAAATTTCCGATTTTAAAAGATATTGAATCTAGGGGAACTCTATTATTAAATTGTCTCTATGAGCAAGATGAAGTTTGGGAACATTTACCAAGTACAGTCCAGGCACAAATTCAAGAAAAGCAACTCAAAGTTTATGTAATTAACGCTTATAAAGTTGCCCGTGATGCAGGAATGGCGGGACGAATTAATACAGTGATGCAGGTATGTTTCTTTGCAGTATCTAATGTACTACCGAAAGAAGAAGCCATCACCGAGATTAAAAACTCCATCCGCAAAACTTACGGCAAAAAAGGTGAACAAATCGTCCAAATGAATATCAAAGCTGTTGATACCACTTTGGATAACTTGTATGAGTTAGGAGACAGGAGGCAGGAGTTCGTAATTTCTCCCCCATCTCCCCCCACTTCCCCACCTCCCCCCTCCCCCTTATCTCCCCCCTCCCCACTCCCCGATTTCTTAAGTAAAATCATCGCCCGTGCTGGGGATGAGTTACCTGTAAGTGCATTACCAGACGATGGCACATATCCCACAGGCACGGCAAAGTGGGAGAAACGCAACATCGCCCAAGAAATTCCGGTTTGGGATACGGATGTCTGCATTCAGTGTGGTAAGTGTGTGATGGTGTGTCCTCATAGTGTGATTCGGAGTAAGGTTTATGAACCACAAGAACTAGAGAATGCACCTGCTACTTTCAAGAGTGCCAATGCTAAAGACCATGATTGGCAGGGGTTGAAATTCACTATCCAAGTAGCCGCAGAAGATTGTACAGGTTGCGGTATCTGCGTTGATGTCTGCCCAGCAAAAAATAAATCCGAACCGCGCAACAAAGCAATTAATATGCAGCCGCAGTTGCCATTGCGTGAAGCAGAACGGGAAAATTGGGATTTCTTCTTGAGTATTCCCAACCCTGATAGAAGGGAATTGAGGCTGACGCATATTAATCAGCAACAAATGCAGGAACCATTATTTGAATTTTCTGGGGCTTGTGCTGGTTGTGGAGAGACACCTTATATAAAATTAGCAACACAATTGTTTGGCGATCGCATGATTGTTGCTAACGCCACTGGTTGTTCTTCCATCTACGGCGGAAATCTACCCACTACACCTTGGACAAAGAACTCCGAAGGACGCGGCCCGGCGTGGTCTAATAGTTTATTTGAAGATAACGCCGAATTTGGTTTAGGTTTTCGCATATCTTTAGATAAACAAGCACAATTCGCCGCCGAACTACTCCAACACCTAGCAGCAGATGTCGGTAGGGAACTTGTAGATGATATCTTGAATAATCAGCAAAAAGATGAAGCCCAGATTTGGGAACAACGGGATTACATTTCCTTACTCAAGCAGAAGCTACAAGCAATATCCAACCCAGAAGCCGAACTCCTCCTTAGCCTGGCTGACTCTCTAGTGAAAAAGAGCGTCTGGATTATTGGCGGTGACGGCTGGGCTTATGATATCGGCTATGGTGGACTAGATCATGTCCTAGCCAGTGGACGCAACGTCAACGTTCTTGTCCTCGACACTGAAGTATATTCCAATACTGGTGGGCAAATGTCTAAAGCTACACCCAAGGCGGCTGTTGCTAAGTTTGCGGCTGGCGGTAAACCTACAGCGAAAAAAGACTTGGGTTTGATAGCGATGACCTACGGTAATATTTATGTTGCATGTGTAGCTATGGGCGCACGGGATGAACACACCCTCAAAGCCTTTTTAGAAGCAGAAGCTTATCAAGGGCCCTCATTAATTATTGCTTACAGCCATTGCATTGCTCACGGTATTAACATGAGTACAGCAATGCAGAATCAAAAAGCTGCTGTTGAGTCTGGGAGATGGATACTGTATCGCTACAATCCTGACTTAGTTAAACAAGGTAAAAATCCCCTGCAACTTGACTCCCGCACACCGAAGCTACCCTTGGAAGAATCTATGTATTTGGAAAACCGTTTTAAGATGTTGACTAAAACTAACTCAGAGGTAGCAAAGCAGTTACTTAAAGAAGCGCAAACAGATGTAAATCTGCGGTGGCACATGTATCAATATTTGGCAGCGAGAGAGTAG
- a CDS encoding dihydroorotate dehydrogenase-like protein: MDLTTNYLGLKLRSPLVPSASPLSAEVENILSMEDAGAAAVVLPSLFEEQLSLESYELDHHLTYGTESFPESLTYFPQHQSFRIGPEEYLNLIYKAKEKVKIPIIASLNGSSLDGWTDYARMIEQAGAAALELNIYSVYTDPELTSGQIEQHYIDMLKVVKAAVQIPVAMKLSPYFTNMANMVKRLDDAGADGLVLFNRFYQPDINLETLEVQPHVLLSTPQAMRLPLRWIAILYGRVHAHLAATSGIYNAHDVLKMLMAGANITMLCSVLLRHGIGHIKCIEQEMCQWMEKHEYESVKQLQGSMSQKHCPNPSAFERAQYMRALQTYLPEWGRVY; encoded by the coding sequence ATGGATTTAACTACTAATTATTTAGGATTAAAATTGCGATCGCCTCTTGTACCGTCGGCATCACCTTTATCGGCAGAGGTGGAAAATATTCTGTCGATGGAAGATGCAGGTGCAGCCGCAGTGGTACTACCTTCCTTGTTTGAAGAACAGTTAAGTTTAGAAAGCTATGAATTAGATCATCACTTAACTTACGGAACTGAAAGTTTCCCTGAATCCTTAACTTACTTCCCCCAACATCAAAGTTTCCGCATTGGCCCGGAAGAATACTTAAATCTCATTTACAAAGCTAAGGAAAAGGTAAAAATCCCTATCATTGCCAGCTTGAATGGTTCTTCTTTAGATGGTTGGACTGATTACGCCAGAATGATTGAACAAGCAGGGGCAGCAGCCTTGGAGTTAAATATTTACTCAGTCTACACCGATCCTGAATTAACTAGCGGACAAATCGAGCAGCATTATATTGATATGCTCAAGGTCGTTAAAGCAGCCGTGCAGATTCCGGTAGCAATGAAGCTGAGTCCTTATTTTACTAATATGGCAAACATGGTCAAGCGTCTAGATGATGCCGGGGCTGATGGCTTGGTTTTGTTTAATCGTTTTTACCAACCGGATATTAACTTAGAAACCCTAGAAGTACAGCCTCATGTACTTTTAAGTACACCCCAAGCAATGCGCCTACCTCTGCGCTGGATTGCCATCCTCTACGGCCGCGTTCATGCCCATCTAGCAGCTACCAGTGGTATTTATAACGCCCATGATGTCTTAAAAATGCTGATGGCTGGAGCAAATATTACCATGTTGTGTTCTGTTCTGCTCAGACATGGCATAGGCCATATCAAGTGCATTGAACAAGAAATGTGTCAGTGGATGGAAAAACACGAATACGAGTCAGTAAAACAACTCCAAGGAAGCATGAGCCAAAAACACTGTCCCAACCCCAGCGCCTTTGAACGCGCTCAATATATGCGTGCGTTGCAAACCTATCTACCAGAATGGGGGCGAGTTTATTAG
- a CDS encoding ABC transporter ATP-binding protein, giving the protein MIEVEHLSKTYGSTPAITDVTFSVEPGEILGFLGPNGAGKTTTMRILAGYLPASSGTAKIAGFDVHENSLAVRQRIGYLPETPPLYPDMTVEGFLHFVARIKGVSAGDRTSKVDAAIKRCNLEDRRKVIIRKLSKGYRQRVGIAQAIVHDPPAIILDEPTVGLDPRQIIDVRNLIKSLAGTHTIILSTHILPEVSMTCSRVAIINRGKVVATNTPEKLMTQLTGGSGYELEIEGEAALAKQVLQKVPGVSLVESIPGHHLPQDNRAYLRVISQPGTEAGKDIATTLISSGFGLHEMRRVSASLEDVFLQLTTEEKNLTTVDESAQEEGEAA; this is encoded by the coding sequence ATGATTGAAGTTGAACATCTGAGTAAAACCTATGGTTCCACCCCAGCAATTACTGATGTGACTTTTAGCGTCGAACCTGGGGAGATTTTAGGGTTTTTGGGGCCGAATGGGGCGGGAAAGACTACAACGATGCGAATTTTGGCGGGTTATTTACCTGCAAGTAGTGGGACGGCTAAGATTGCTGGCTTTGATGTCCATGAAAATTCTTTGGCGGTACGTCAGCGTATTGGCTATTTACCGGAAACGCCGCCGTTATATCCAGATATGACGGTGGAGGGATTTCTGCATTTTGTGGCGCGAATTAAAGGTGTCTCAGCAGGCGATCGCACTTCCAAGGTAGACGCAGCCATCAAACGTTGTAACTTAGAAGATAGGCGCAAAGTCATTATCCGCAAATTATCTAAAGGATATCGTCAAAGGGTGGGGATTGCTCAGGCGATCGTTCATGATCCCCCAGCGATTATTTTAGATGAACCTACAGTGGGACTTGATCCCAGACAAATTATCGATGTGCGGAATTTAATTAAAAGTTTGGCGGGAACCCACACAATTATTTTATCTACCCACATTCTGCCAGAGGTGAGTATGACCTGTAGCCGGGTGGCTATTATCAATCGCGGTAAGGTGGTAGCTACGAATACACCGGAAAAATTGATGACTCAGTTGACAGGCGGCTCTGGTTATGAGTTAGAGATTGAGGGAGAAGCAGCCCTAGCCAAGCAGGTATTGCAAAAAGTTCCTGGTGTAAGTTTGGTAGAATCTATTCCTGGTCATCATCTTCCTCAAGATAACCGTGCATATTTGCGGGTAATTTCTCAGCCAGGAACCGAAGCAGGAAAGGACATTGCTACAACTTTAATTAGTTCTGGGTTTGGTTTGCATGAAATGCGTCGTGTCAGCGCTAGTCTAGAAGATGTCTTCTTGCAACTAACCACAGAAGAGAAGAATTTAACCACCGTTGACGAATCAGCCCAGGAAGAAGGAGAAGCAGCGTAA
- a CDS encoding ZIP family metal transporter encodes MIFPLWSKAGFWGLVGGSALLLGSAIGYYVNIPQRAMSSDKPLRVYAAVMAFGAGVLISALAFELMDEAYKRGGFDSTAIGFISGAVVYTAANWFLSHQGAKHRKRSGEHQPSEEENSGSGLAIAVGALLDGIPESIVIGVSMIGGGVVSWVTVAAVFLSNVPEGLSSAAGMKKAGRSTTYIFGVWGGIAVISGIAALIGYALFSHFSGEVIAATTAIAAGAILAMLTDTMIPEAFEQAHDFAGLIVVLGFLCAFVLSKLA; translated from the coding sequence ATGATATTTCCACTTTGGTCAAAGGCTGGTTTCTGGGGTTTGGTTGGTGGTTCGGCGCTGCTACTAGGTTCAGCAATAGGTTACTACGTCAATATACCCCAACGGGCGATGTCTAGCGACAAGCCGCTTCGCGTCTACGCCGCAGTGATGGCTTTTGGTGCTGGGGTGTTAATTTCGGCACTAGCCTTTGAACTGATGGATGAAGCTTATAAGCGTGGTGGATTTGACTCAACAGCGATCGGATTTATCAGTGGCGCAGTTGTATATACAGCCGCCAACTGGTTTCTGTCTCATCAAGGTGCAAAGCATCGCAAGCGTTCTGGTGAACACCAACCATCAGAAGAAGAAAACAGTGGAAGCGGACTAGCGATCGCAGTTGGTGCATTACTTGACGGTATTCCTGAGTCAATCGTCATTGGTGTTAGCATGATTGGCGGTGGTGTTGTTAGTTGGGTAACTGTGGCGGCTGTTTTTCTGTCTAATGTACCTGAAGGGCTTTCTAGTGCTGCGGGAATGAAAAAAGCAGGACGTTCCACTACCTATATTTTTGGTGTGTGGGGTGGTATCGCCGTTATTTCTGGTATAGCTGCACTTATAGGATATGCTTTGTTCAGCCATTTCTCGGGAGAAGTGATTGCTGCGACAACTGCGATCGCCGCAGGTGCAATTTTAGCAATGCTTACAGATACCATGATTCCTGAAGCATTCGAGCAAGCTCATGATTTTGCTGGGTTAATTGTTGTTTTGGGATTTCTGTGTGCTTTTGTCTTGAGTAAACTTGCTTAA
- a CDS encoding ABC transporter permease — protein MGIVLSNIIAIYRRELQSYFVSPLAYAIASVFWFIGGLFLVMILLGPNGILVYVASLDLQGQQLGVPVPPIDVPAEFIQAFLDRMGWLLLFILPVLSMGLYAEERKRGTLELLATSPVTNWAVAVGKLLGVLTFFITLVLPLLLFEAIAISSSNPPMPATIPILGHLGLILLAASILSLGMFISSLTDSTILSAVLTFALILLLLFVDVIAKSIGGPIGDALGHLSLLQHYNTFIQGIFSTSALILFASYIFLGIFLTAQSIDALRFQRN, from the coding sequence ATGGGTATAGTGCTGAGTAATATTATTGCCATTTATCGCCGGGAGTTACAGAGTTATTTTGTCTCACCTTTAGCTTATGCGATCGCCTCTGTATTTTGGTTCATCGGTGGGTTATTTTTGGTGATGATTCTGCTAGGGCCAAATGGCATTTTAGTATATGTCGCCTCCTTGGATTTACAAGGACAACAACTAGGAGTACCAGTTCCACCAATTGATGTCCCGGCGGAATTTATCCAAGCATTTTTAGACCGTATGGGCTGGCTATTATTATTTATCCTGCCAGTTTTATCGATGGGATTGTACGCCGAAGAACGCAAGCGCGGCACATTGGAACTTTTAGCCACCTCACCTGTCACTAATTGGGCAGTAGCTGTAGGTAAATTACTAGGTGTGCTAACATTTTTTATTACTCTAGTTTTACCATTGCTTTTATTTGAAGCGATCGCAATTAGTAGTTCCAACCCACCCATGCCAGCTACAATACCCATACTTGGTCACTTGGGATTAATCCTACTAGCCGCATCAATTTTATCTTTGGGAATGTTTATTTCCTCCCTTACAGACAGCACCATCTTATCTGCCGTTCTCACATTTGCCCTAATTTTATTACTGTTATTTGTTGATGTAATTGCTAAAAGTATCGGCGGCCCCATAGGTGATGCCCTTGGGCATTTATCTCTACTGCAACATTACAACACATTCATTCAAGGCATCTTCAGTACCAGCGCCTTAATATTATTTGCCAGCTACATATTTTTAGGCATCTTCCTCACAGCCCAATCAATTGATGCACTGAGATTTCAGCGTAATTAG